The following are encoded in a window of Pseudomonas sp. St316 genomic DNA:
- a CDS encoding crotonase/enoyl-CoA hydratase family protein yields the protein MSNFLQIEREDGIVTVRMNHPDTRNALTTPEQIQEFVDLCAELRRDKSARVMVLTGNGSAFCAGGNVKDMHERGGIFAGSPYELRNTYRDGIQRIPLAIYELDIPVIAAVNGPAIGAGLDLACMCDIRLAAPKAIFAESFVRLGIVPGDGGAWLLPRIIGIPKASLMAFTGDAIDAAKALEWGLVEQVCTHETLQTEAQALARRIASNPGHALRLCKRLLREGQHMRLDSLLELSAAYQALAHHTEDHQEAVAAFVDKRDPDYQDR from the coding sequence ATGAGCAACTTTCTTCAGATCGAGCGCGAGGACGGCATCGTCACTGTGCGCATGAACCATCCCGATACCCGCAATGCGCTGACGACGCCCGAGCAGATTCAGGAGTTTGTCGACCTGTGTGCGGAACTGCGGCGCGACAAGTCGGCGCGGGTGATGGTGCTCACGGGCAATGGCAGCGCGTTCTGTGCCGGCGGTAACGTCAAGGATATGCACGAGCGTGGCGGTATCTTCGCCGGTTCGCCCTATGAGTTGCGCAATACCTACCGCGATGGCATTCAACGCATTCCCCTGGCGATTTACGAGCTGGATATTCCAGTCATCGCGGCGGTAAACGGCCCGGCGATTGGCGCGGGTCTCGATCTGGCGTGCATGTGCGACATCCGCCTGGCGGCGCCCAAGGCGATCTTCGCCGAGAGTTTCGTGCGCCTGGGCATTGTTCCCGGGGACGGCGGTGCCTGGCTGTTGCCGCGCATCATCGGCATTCCCAAAGCCAGTCTCATGGCGTTTACCGGCGATGCCATCGATGCCGCAAAGGCGCTGGAATGGGGCCTGGTGGAGCAAGTCTGCACGCACGAAACGCTCCAGACGGAAGCTCAGGCGCTGGCGCGACGAATCGCCAGTAATCCGGGGCATGCGTTGCGCCTGTGCAAGCGCCTGCTGCGTGAAGGCCAACATATGCGCCTGGATTCGCTGCTGGAATTGTCCGCGGCGTATCAGGCGCTGGCGCATCACACCGAAGACCATCAAGAGGCGGTGGCGGCTTTTGTCGACAAGCGCGATCCCGATTATCAGGACCGCTGA
- a CDS encoding acyl-CoA dehydrogenase family protein yields MRGVFREDHNMFRDQARRFVDREIVPYLHEWEKNGIVPKEVWLKAGENGLLCSTVPEEYGGPGGDFGHSAVMIEELARANATAVGFTTHSEIVTPYIVAYGSEEQKQQWLPRMVSGELIGVIAMSEPGIGSDLRAMRTSARRDGDDYIVSGQKTFITNGGNAGLVVTATKIDPAAKELTLICVEEDRAGFAKGRLLEKIGLKGQDTAELFFDEVRVPVGNRLGEEGMGFKYLTHQLAWERLIIAIRAAQSIDTLLEETIGYTRERKVFGKPVLDFQNTRFKLAEAKAQATMLRVFVDDCLTKVMRGELTPEIAAMAKLLGSEMQGKLLDEFLQLHGGYGFMSEYKISRAWVDARVARIYGGTSEIMKEIIGRTL; encoded by the coding sequence ATGCGTGGCGTATTTCGAGAAGACCACAACATGTTCCGTGATCAGGCCCGCCGCTTCGTCGACCGCGAAATCGTGCCTTACCTGCATGAGTGGGAAAAGAACGGCATCGTTCCCAAGGAGGTTTGGCTCAAGGCCGGCGAGAACGGATTGCTGTGCTCCACGGTGCCAGAAGAATATGGCGGCCCCGGAGGTGACTTCGGTCATTCGGCGGTGATGATCGAAGAGCTGGCGCGAGCCAACGCCACTGCCGTGGGTTTCACCACCCACTCGGAAATCGTAACGCCTTATATCGTGGCCTACGGCAGCGAAGAGCAGAAGCAGCAATGGCTGCCGCGTATGGTCAGTGGTGAATTGATTGGCGTGATCGCCATGAGCGAACCGGGGATCGGCAGTGACCTGAGGGCCATGCGCACCTCGGCGCGGCGCGACGGTGACGACTACATTGTCAGTGGCCAGAAGACCTTTATCACCAACGGTGGGAATGCTGGCCTGGTGGTCACTGCCACCAAGATTGACCCCGCGGCCAAAGAGTTGACCTTGATCTGCGTCGAAGAAGACCGTGCCGGCTTCGCCAAGGGACGCCTGCTGGAAAAGATCGGCCTGAAAGGGCAAGACACCGCCGAACTGTTTTTTGATGAAGTCCGGGTGCCTGTCGGCAATCGTTTGGGCGAGGAGGGCATGGGGTTCAAATACCTGACCCATCAACTGGCCTGGGAGCGCCTGATTATCGCGATCCGTGCCGCGCAATCGATCGACACGCTGCTGGAGGAAACCATTGGTTATACCCGTGAGCGCAAGGTCTTCGGCAAACCGGTGCTCGACTTCCAGAACACCCGTTTCAAACTCGCTGAAGCCAAGGCCCAGGCCACCATGTTGCGGGTGTTCGTTGACGACTGCCTGACCAAGGTGATGCGCGGTGAGTTGACGCCTGAAATCGCCGCGATGGCCAAGCTACTGGGGTCGGAAATGCAGGGCAAGCTGCTCGACGAGTTCCTGCAATTGCACGGTGGTTATGGCTTCATGAGCGAATACAAGATCAGCCGTGCCTGGGTAGATGCTCGCGTTGCTCGGATCTACGGCGGCACCTCGGAAATCATGAAAGAAATTATCGGCCGTACCCTTTGA
- a CDS encoding glutathione peroxidase has product MNNSLYDIPLKKNDGSASRLGDYQGKVLLVVNVASKCGLTPQYEGLEKLYQSKKDQGFEVLGFPANNFREQEPGSDAEIVEFCSVNYDVHFPLFSKISVVGADQHPLYTQLTGSQPEAIGDGPFRERLKGYGIESANTTDVLWNFEKFLIDRHGAVVARFAPDVTADDPRLLDAINTQLAKEA; this is encoded by the coding sequence ATGAATAACTCCCTTTATGACATTCCTTTGAAAAAAAACGATGGCAGTGCCAGCCGCCTGGGCGACTACCAGGGCAAAGTTCTGCTGGTGGTCAACGTCGCTTCAAAATGCGGCCTGACCCCGCAATACGAGGGGTTGGAAAAGCTGTACCAAAGTAAAAAAGACCAGGGGTTTGAGGTGTTGGGTTTCCCGGCCAATAACTTCAGGGAACAGGAGCCGGGGAGCGACGCGGAAATCGTCGAGTTCTGTTCGGTCAACTATGACGTCCACTTTCCGTTGTTCTCGAAAATCTCGGTGGTCGGCGCGGATCAGCACCCTCTCTACACTCAACTGACTGGCTCGCAACCTGAAGCCATCGGTGACGGTCCGTTCCGTGAGCGGTTGAAGGGATATGGCATCGAGTCGGCCAACACCACGGACGTGCTGTGGAATTTCGAGAAATTTTTGATCGACCGCCACGGCGCGGTGGTTGCGCGTTTCGCTCCGGACGTTACGGCGGATGACCCTCGGTTGCTTGACGCGATAAATACACAGTTGGCCAAAGAGGCTTAG
- the panC gene encoding pantoate--beta-alanine ligase: MQTVDTVSALRALVTRARSENKKVALVATMGNLHEGHIALVHWARQRADYVVASIFVNPLQFGASEDLAGYPRTPEADREKLVDAGCDALFVPAVEQIYPEGMLNQAIVSVPNVSEGLCGAARPGHFDGMATVVVKLLNIVQPSVAVFGEKDYQQLAVIRSMARDLNMTVDIVAAPTIRAPDGLALSSRNGYLTDRERAIAPVLYACLQQMAASIQVEGRVAEGQLMECRRRISDAGFQLEYFEVRNAQNLNPVTSTDTHFVILVAARIGKTRLIDNLTVDLRLGD, from the coding sequence GTGCAGACGGTCGACACAGTGAGTGCACTTCGCGCGTTGGTAACCCGCGCGCGCAGTGAAAACAAGAAAGTCGCTCTGGTGGCAACCATGGGCAATTTACATGAGGGTCATATAGCCCTGGTTCATTGGGCCAGGCAGCGGGCTGATTATGTGGTCGCGAGTATCTTCGTCAATCCACTCCAGTTCGGGGCGAGTGAGGATCTGGCCGGCTATCCTCGGACGCCGGAGGCGGATCGAGAGAAACTGGTCGACGCTGGCTGTGATGCGCTATTTGTCCCGGCTGTCGAACAGATCTATCCCGAAGGAATGCTTAACCAGGCCATTGTTAGTGTGCCGAACGTCTCCGAAGGTTTGTGCGGTGCAGCGCGCCCAGGACACTTCGATGGCATGGCTACGGTCGTTGTCAAATTGCTGAATATCGTTCAGCCGAGCGTCGCGGTTTTCGGGGAGAAGGACTATCAGCAGTTGGCGGTCATTCGTTCAATGGCCAGGGATCTCAATATGACAGTCGACATTGTCGCTGCTCCGACCATTCGAGCCCCGGATGGGTTGGCGTTATCTTCCCGCAACGGTTATCTGACCGATAGAGAGCGTGCCATTGCTCCAGTGCTTTATGCATGCCTGCAACAAATGGCGGCGTCTATCCAGGTTGAGGGTCGGGTGGCTGAGGGCCAGTTGATGGAATGTCGTCGACGTATAAGCGACGCCGGTTTTCAGCTGGAGTACTTTGAGGTCAGGAATGCCCAGAATTTAAATCCTGTGACAAGCACTGATACTCATTTTGTGATCCTGGTGGCGGCGCGCATCGGTAAAACGCGACTCATCGATAATTTGACGGTGGATCTTCGCCTGGGTGACTGA
- a CDS encoding cache domain-containing protein, producing MTELTITECITTQSQGGPQSIVKTERSPKETTVGLYRAFAALCLCFVSLVGVAQQAPADAYGADTQRAKALLAKAVAEYKAKGDTALAEFSRQGAYVDGELYIYVVDTSGVMLASGGPSVSLVGKPVVSFLDDDLKAVFQQAISQPDDGVVHSAEYRWWNWQHAKVERKRVFYQRVQDRVISVGYYMPRSSPEQAQQLLRQISGQVANDAKTTFSLINQHDKQLTRDDLYAFVVDLKTQRFVAHGFSPRLIGTDFKSLRSTDGKPIGEDILKQMSAHETGEIAYLWRNPMTGQNEYKRTFLQRVNGYIVAVGCYAIK from the coding sequence GTGACTGAATTAACCATCACGGAATGCATCACCACACAGTCCCAAGGGGGGCCTCAGTCCATCGTGAAAACAGAAAGATCACCAAAGGAAACGACAGTGGGCCTTTATCGAGCATTCGCTGCGCTTTGCCTGTGTTTTGTCTCTCTAGTCGGCGTTGCTCAGCAAGCCCCAGCGGATGCCTATGGTGCCGACACCCAGCGTGCCAAAGCCTTGCTGGCAAAAGCTGTCGCCGAGTACAAAGCCAAGGGCGACACAGCGTTAGCCGAGTTCAGCCGGCAGGGGGCCTATGTCGATGGTGAGCTGTACATCTACGTGGTAGATACCTCCGGTGTAATGCTTGCGAGCGGCGGGCCTTCAGTTTCACTGGTCGGCAAACCGGTGGTCAGCTTCCTGGACGACGACCTCAAAGCTGTATTCCAGCAAGCCATTTCACAGCCAGATGACGGCGTTGTGCATAGCGCCGAATACCGCTGGTGGAACTGGCAACACGCCAAGGTCGAGCGCAAACGGGTGTTCTATCAGCGTGTGCAGGATCGGGTGATCTCCGTGGGTTACTACATGCCACGGTCGAGCCCGGAACAGGCACAACAACTGCTGCGCCAAATCTCGGGGCAAGTTGCCAACGACGCTAAAACCACCTTCAGCCTCATTAATCAGCACGATAAGCAGCTCACCCGGGATGATCTTTATGCCTTTGTGGTGGACCTGAAAACCCAGCGGTTTGTCGCTCACGGTTTTTCGCCCCGGTTGATCGGCACCGACTTCAAGTCATTGCGCTCAACCGACGGCAAGCCTATTGGCGAGGATATTCTCAAGCAGATGAGCGCCCATGAAACAGGGGAGATCGCCTATCTGTGGCGCAACCCTATGACCGGGCAGAACGAATACAAGAGGACTTTTCTGCAGCGGGTGAACGGGTACATCGTCGCCGTGGGCTGCTATGCAATCAAGTGA
- a CDS encoding MFS transporter, translating into MGDIGVLSHGSDKATRSHWMILSIISFNFISYVCSGLPLAVLPGYVLNDLGLPSVFAGVVISSQYLATLLTRPLAGGVADRLGAKYAVVCGFSGLMLSGTLTALAIFLHTQPWLTLTLLLLGRLVLGASTAMISTPCCTWAIGLCGAPRAAQVMSWNGIAAYGGTAVGAPLGVLLHNSLGIASVGLSTVLLGLMFLLLALGKRSAPLVTGARLAFYRVLFAVMPNGLVLVCSSVGFGGLTAFVALFFDSLGWDHAAYCLSGFGAGFIVARLSSPGILQRFRGYKVVGGCLLVQTLGMLLIWLAPSPALAIAGGALTGIGVSWVYPGLGVETLASTPAANRNSALSALSIFFDIAVGIAGPVMGLVASGFGYAAIFLCAALMSAGGFLVALCLCWRKGRIRD; encoded by the coding sequence ATGGGTGATATCGGTGTTTTGAGCCATGGCAGCGACAAGGCGACCCGTAGCCATTGGATGATTCTGTCCATTATCAGCTTCAACTTTATCTCGTACGTATGCAGTGGCTTGCCGCTTGCTGTGTTGCCGGGCTACGTCCTCAATGACCTGGGCCTGCCCTCGGTTTTCGCGGGTGTGGTGATCAGCTCGCAGTACCTGGCGACGCTCCTGACCCGCCCCTTGGCTGGTGGCGTGGCCGATCGCCTGGGTGCCAAATACGCGGTGGTGTGTGGGTTCAGTGGCTTGATGTTGAGCGGCACCCTGACTGCGCTCGCCATTTTCCTGCACACCCAACCCTGGTTGACCCTGACACTATTACTGCTGGGGAGGTTGGTGTTGGGGGCGTCCACAGCCATGATTTCCACGCCCTGCTGCACCTGGGCCATCGGGTTATGCGGTGCCCCTCGGGCAGCACAGGTCATGTCGTGGAACGGAATAGCGGCTTACGGCGGCACGGCTGTTGGCGCGCCACTGGGTGTGCTGCTGCACAATTCGTTGGGTATCGCCAGTGTGGGGTTGAGCACCGTGTTGCTTGGCCTGATGTTCCTGCTTTTGGCTCTGGGCAAGCGGTCAGCTCCATTAGTGACAGGCGCCCGTCTGGCATTTTATCGAGTCCTGTTCGCCGTCATGCCAAATGGCCTGGTCCTGGTTTGCAGTTCGGTGGGGTTTGGCGGGCTGACGGCGTTCGTCGCACTGTTCTTCGACAGTCTGGGCTGGGATCACGCCGCCTACTGTCTAAGTGGCTTCGGGGCAGGTTTTATCGTTGCCCGATTGTCGTCGCCGGGAATACTGCAGCGATTCAGAGGGTACAAGGTGGTGGGTGGGTGCCTGCTTGTACAGACCTTGGGCATGCTGCTGATATGGCTCGCGCCGTCTCCTGCGCTGGCCATTGCCGGCGGGGCGTTGACCGGGATAGGGGTGTCATGGGTCTATCCGGGGCTAGGCGTGGAGACATTGGCGAGCACTCCGGCCGCGAACCGTAACTCGGCGCTCAGTGCCCTTTCAATATTTTTTGATATTGCAGTGGGGATCGCCGGCCCGGTGATGGGCCTGGTTGCCTCAGGTTTTGGCTATGCTGCGATATTTCTCTGTGCTGCACTGATGTCAGCAGGCGGGTTTCTAGTGGCGCTCTGCCTATGTTGGCGGAAGGGCCGCATACGCGATTGA
- a CDS encoding TetR/AcrR family transcriptional regulator translates to MILDACARLMVGKGVLSLTMHGIAKEAGTSIGSLYHFFRDKEEVLSALGRRHIDALGKIASELLLIEPATWIGFSTADTVKHLVLPLLEYVEKNPDFLHMISPNFSAGQLQASDLQVQLKEIYSHVVMLRIPNVSTEMCEVYAVAMLALPAGLCRAAFENDNFKSLLILNEAPRALVAYLEAIEKQGA, encoded by the coding sequence ATGATTCTGGATGCTTGTGCACGCCTCATGGTGGGGAAAGGTGTGCTCAGTCTGACCATGCATGGTATTGCCAAGGAAGCGGGTACTTCCATTGGGTCGCTTTATCATTTTTTTAGGGATAAGGAGGAGGTCCTGAGCGCATTGGGCCGTCGCCATATTGATGCGCTAGGCAAAATTGCCAGTGAGCTTCTTCTTATTGAACCCGCCACCTGGATTGGATTTAGTACGGCGGATACAGTTAAACATTTAGTGCTTCCATTGCTGGAGTATGTTGAGAAAAATCCTGATTTTCTGCATATGATCAGCCCGAATTTCTCTGCTGGCCAGCTTCAGGCTTCTGATTTACAGGTACAGCTCAAAGAAATTTATAGTCATGTTGTTATGTTACGCATTCCTAATGTCAGTACCGAAATGTGTGAAGTGTATGCGGTTGCAATGTTGGCGTTACCTGCTGGTCTTTGTCGCGCAGCATTTGAAAATGATAATTTTAAAAGTTTGCTTATTCTAAACGAGGCGCCACGCGCCTTGGTTGCATACCTTGAGGCAATAGAAAAGCAGGGCGCTTGA
- a CDS encoding integrating conjugative element protein, with protein sequence MKQIPLTSCLILILTPFALAELTVVEGLPGDFAQTDLRVFDAQMNGGTPNGLFRAEVSLLSDEAWMLPISSSRLSPGKITPRTLDMPGLPPFFLVGDDPKSLAWLQERGTVLRELGTVGLAVEVADLKALARIRAAAPGITILPLNGNSIATRLQIKHYPVLVTATSLEQ encoded by the coding sequence ATGAAGCAAATCCCCCTCACCTCTTGTCTCATTCTGATACTGACACCCTTCGCCCTAGCAGAACTGACAGTTGTTGAGGGTCTGCCCGGCGACTTCGCTCAAACCGATCTTCGAGTATTCGATGCTCAGATGAATGGAGGGACACCTAACGGACTTTTCCGTGCCGAGGTCTCCCTGCTATCTGATGAGGCCTGGATGCTACCCATCAGCAGTTCTCGGTTGAGCCCAGGCAAGATCACACCTCGAACCCTGGACATGCCTGGCCTGCCGCCCTTCTTTCTGGTGGGGGACGATCCCAAGTCACTGGCTTGGCTTCAGGAGCGGGGCACAGTCCTGCGCGAGCTGGGTACAGTTGGCCTGGCTGTCGAAGTGGCTGATTTAAAAGCTCTGGCTCGGATTCGCGCAGCCGCTCCCGGGATCACCATTCTCCCGCTCAATGGCAACAGCATCGCAACACGCTTGCAGATCAAGCATTACCCAGTCCTGGTCACTGCCACCTCGCTGGAACAGTGA
- a CDS encoding efflux transporter outer membrane subunit: MNIKAYGALQWMSLGAAFGLIACAPVKTASPQEAKVFAPTAWRAPIGVPAPISGTWWQTFDEPAINDLVEAALAHNTDILEAISRVEEARQQIRLSHSALLPTLDGSVGGQTNRSLGTTGITHTRSIQPELQASYELDLWGRLRTLENAAQMSYQASQSDRDNIRLSVASTTVRAYISLVSLDTQLKVTRDTAQSRRDALRVAEDRANEGYTSQLELTQAQSEYESAAQMIPELEQAIRQQENAIRLLTGTLPGDLHRGRELQTLTPPTVPGLLPAQLLRRRPDIQQAEQLVAAADLKLDARRDEFLPQVQLSSGIGRLYVNALDFDPVKVWDLGASVLAPIYSAGRLEAQVGVATAQRNQAAYSYRATALKAFGEVENSLSGVKRLEEQITRVHARRVTLARSLEIARDRYQGGYSSYLEVLDAQRNLFNTELSAIQIRENQLKNVISLYQALGGGWVPEK, translated from the coding sequence ATGAATATCAAAGCGTATGGTGCCCTGCAGTGGATGTCGTTAGGCGCCGCATTCGGCTTGATTGCTTGCGCCCCGGTCAAAACAGCCTCACCCCAGGAGGCCAAAGTATTTGCCCCGACGGCCTGGCGCGCACCCATCGGAGTCCCCGCACCGATATCCGGCACGTGGTGGCAAACGTTCGATGAACCAGCGATTAATGACCTGGTTGAGGCTGCTCTGGCCCATAACACTGACATTCTAGAGGCCATATCCAGAGTTGAAGAAGCCCGACAGCAGATCAGGCTGTCCCACTCAGCGCTGTTGCCGACTCTGGACGGTTCGGTCGGCGGACAAACCAATCGCAGTTTGGGGACTACCGGCATCACCCATACGCGGTCCATACAACCGGAGCTGCAGGCGTCTTATGAACTGGACCTCTGGGGCCGCCTGCGCACCTTGGAAAACGCGGCGCAGATGAGTTATCAGGCAAGCCAGTCTGACAGGGATAACATTCGCCTGTCTGTGGCCAGTACCACCGTGCGGGCCTACATTTCACTGGTGTCCCTGGACACCCAGCTAAAGGTTACCCGAGATACCGCACAATCACGCCGTGACGCATTGCGTGTCGCTGAGGATCGAGCAAACGAAGGCTACACCTCGCAACTGGAACTTACCCAGGCGCAGTCTGAGTACGAATCTGCCGCACAGATGATCCCCGAACTTGAGCAGGCTATCCGTCAGCAAGAGAACGCCATTCGTTTATTAACCGGCACGCTGCCGGGCGATCTACACCGGGGACGAGAGCTTCAAACCCTTACACCGCCCACGGTGCCAGGACTCTTGCCCGCGCAATTGCTGCGCAGGCGCCCTGATATACAGCAGGCCGAACAGTTGGTCGCCGCTGCTGACCTGAAGCTGGATGCACGGCGTGACGAATTCCTCCCCCAAGTGCAACTGTCGAGTGGCATAGGACGGCTTTATGTAAATGCCTTGGATTTCGATCCAGTCAAAGTTTGGGATCTGGGGGCGAGCGTCTTGGCACCGATCTATAGCGCTGGTCGACTCGAAGCCCAAGTCGGGGTCGCCACCGCCCAACGCAATCAAGCGGCTTATTCGTACAGGGCCACTGCGCTCAAAGCTTTTGGTGAAGTTGAAAATTCATTATCTGGCGTCAAACGCCTCGAGGAGCAGATAACGCGAGTGCATGCTCGCCGGGTTACCTTGGCTCGCTCACTGGAAATCGCCAGGGATCGTTACCAAGGGGGCTACTCTTCGTACCTTGAAGTACTGGACGCTCAGCGCAATCTGTTTAACACCGAATTGTCAGCCATTCAGATTCGGGAGAACCAGCTTAAGAACGTGATTTCTCTGTATCAGGCGCTTGGAGGGGGATGGGTGCCGGAAAAATGA
- a CDS encoding HlyD family secretion protein produces the protein MTRNDKAGNGQPNPQNPATQDSISVADTGSAAQDPPKIIKPRRGTVFIMIGVALAGILAILYAWQFWPFNSAITTTENAYVRGQITVMAPQVNGYVAKVLVRDFEAVRRGQTLLQIDDRIYRQRVEQAQADLDARKAELDNSVQTQASDQATLTSRGAELYSAQAEYARAQADELRVNELASRGSVSVRERDQIRATARAASANVKKARAAINIAEETVKSTRVSRGVLQAQVRTAQAALHLAEIDLDNTQIRAPRDGVLSEVSVRLGQYVSAGSQLLYLVPEQLWVIANYKETQIHHMLVGQPVSLDVDALDGARLTGRLERLAPATGSEFSVLRPDNATGNFTKVAQRIPVRIVLDPEQPLLHRLRPGMSVITNVDTSDTSKRSSAP, from the coding sequence ATGACCCGAAATGACAAAGCCGGAAACGGACAGCCCAACCCGCAGAATCCAGCGACGCAAGACTCCATCTCGGTGGCAGATACTGGCAGTGCGGCCCAGGACCCGCCAAAAATCATAAAGCCCCGACGGGGTACGGTTTTCATAATGATTGGTGTGGCTTTGGCGGGTATTCTGGCGATTCTTTACGCTTGGCAATTCTGGCCTTTCAACAGCGCCATCACCACCACTGAAAACGCCTATGTCCGGGGACAGATAACGGTCATGGCACCTCAGGTCAACGGTTATGTCGCAAAGGTATTGGTGCGCGACTTCGAGGCTGTGCGTCGAGGCCAGACCCTGTTGCAAATCGATGATCGGATTTATCGCCAGCGAGTCGAGCAAGCACAGGCCGACCTTGACGCCCGGAAGGCAGAACTGGACAACTCTGTGCAAACCCAGGCGTCAGACCAGGCGACACTCACCTCTCGAGGGGCGGAACTCTATTCGGCGCAAGCAGAATATGCCCGTGCGCAGGCCGACGAACTGCGGGTCAACGAGTTGGCCTCTCGTGGGTCGGTCTCTGTACGTGAACGCGACCAGATTCGCGCGACCGCTCGGGCCGCCAGTGCGAACGTCAAAAAAGCGCGAGCCGCCATCAACATTGCAGAAGAGACCGTCAAGTCCACCCGTGTTTCACGAGGGGTGCTCCAGGCGCAGGTCAGAACCGCACAAGCGGCTCTTCATCTGGCTGAGATCGATTTGGACAATACACAGATCAGGGCGCCGCGCGACGGCGTTCTCAGCGAGGTATCGGTGCGTCTTGGCCAATATGTATCGGCGGGCTCGCAACTGCTCTACCTGGTGCCGGAACAACTGTGGGTGATCGCCAATTATAAGGAAACCCAGATTCACCATATGCTAGTGGGCCAACCTGTCAGCCTTGATGTGGACGCACTGGACGGCGCACGTCTGACGGGGCGACTCGAACGTTTGGCCCCAGCCACCGGCTCGGAATTCAGCGTCCTGCGTCCGGACAACGCAACAGGCAACTTTACTAAAGTCGCACAACGTATTCCCGTTCGAATAGTCCTGGATCCAGAGCAACCCTTGTTGCACCGGCTGCGTCCAGGCATGTCGGTGATCACCAATGTCGATACCAGCGACACCTCGAAGCGGAGTTCGGCGCCATGA